Proteins encoded in a region of the Scrofimicrobium sp. R131 genome:
- a CDS encoding glycine C-acetyltransferase: protein MYTNRSQLIAELDSIRAAGLYKEERALTTPQGAHVETATGPALNFCANNYLGLADDPRIVQASRDSLDRWGYGLSSVRFICGTQDQHLALERELAQYLRRDDAILFSSCFDANGGIFAALFGPNDAIISDALNHASLIDGIRLSKAQRYRYQNRDLEDLRTQLSTARAQGAQTIVIVTDGVFSMDGYYAPLPGICDLAEEFEALVMVDDSHATGFVGPEGRGVAARYGVEDRVDILTGTLGKALGGASGGYVAAHQEIVDLLRQRARPYLFSNTLAPSIVAGAREALRLASRADQARAHLDEVSELFRQLMEDAGFELLPGSHPIVAVMFPGDDGAHLATAVASKMLELGVYVTAFSFPVVPRGEARIRVQLSAAHSEADVRQCVSAFTAARAAVS from the coding sequence GTGTACACCAATCGCAGCCAACTAATTGCAGAACTGGACAGCATCCGGGCCGCAGGCCTCTATAAGGAAGAGCGGGCCCTCACCACTCCCCAGGGTGCCCACGTCGAGACCGCCACCGGCCCCGCCCTGAACTTCTGCGCCAACAACTACCTGGGATTGGCCGACGACCCTCGGATCGTGCAGGCCAGCCGCGACTCATTGGACCGCTGGGGCTACGGGCTCTCGTCCGTGCGTTTCATCTGCGGAACGCAGGATCAGCACCTGGCCTTAGAACGGGAGCTGGCCCAGTATTTGCGGCGCGACGACGCGATCTTGTTTTCCTCCTGCTTTGACGCGAACGGCGGGATCTTTGCCGCCCTGTTCGGCCCGAACGACGCCATCATCTCCGATGCGCTCAACCACGCCTCCCTGATCGACGGGATCCGCCTGAGCAAAGCTCAGCGCTACCGGTACCAGAATCGGGACCTGGAGGATTTGCGGACCCAACTGAGCACCGCTCGCGCGCAGGGAGCCCAGACCATCGTCATTGTCACCGACGGAGTCTTCTCGATGGACGGGTACTACGCTCCCCTCCCTGGGATCTGCGACCTGGCCGAGGAGTTTGAAGCCCTGGTGATGGTGGACGACTCCCACGCCACCGGCTTTGTTGGCCCCGAAGGACGCGGGGTCGCGGCCAGGTACGGGGTGGAGGATCGAGTCGACATCTTGACCGGCACGCTGGGCAAAGCCCTGGGCGGGGCCTCCGGCGGCTACGTGGCGGCTCATCAGGAGATTGTTGATCTGCTTCGTCAGCGCGCCCGGCCGTACTTGTTTTCCAACACTCTGGCACCCTCTATTGTCGCAGGCGCGCGGGAGGCACTTCGGTTGGCCAGCCGGGCGGATCAGGCCCGCGCCCACCTGGACGAGGTGTCCGAGCTGTTCCGCCAGCTAATGGAGGATGCCGGGTTTGAGTTGCTGCCCGGCTCCCACCCGATCGTGGCGGTCATGTTCCCCGGGGACGACGGTGCTCACCTGGCCACCGCTGTGGCCAGCAAGATGCTGGAACTCGGCGTCTACGTGACCGCTTTCAGTTTCCCGGTGGTTCCGCGTGGGGAAGCCCGAATCCGGGTCCAACTCTCCGCCGCCCACAGCGAAGCAGATGTGCGCCAGTGCGTCTCCGCGTTTACTGCTGCCCGCGCCGCGGTGAGCTGA
- the tdh gene encoding L-threonine 3-dehydrogenase, with amino-acid sequence MRALRKVTEGPGLELVDIPEPTPGWGEVKIRVERTGLCGTDLHLYRWDGGAPGSLTPPQTLGHEFCGVIVELGKGLVDENGPDSLQVGQRVSVEGHVVCGRCRNCRAGRGHMCVRSIGIGVNRDGAFADYVVVPASNVWVQPDTIDSELGALFDPFGNAVHTCQQVELTGQDVLITGAGPIGIMCVALAKHSGARHVVITDLNEERLELARSVGADRALVPSKEALAEAMSDLRIREGFDVGLEMSGAPAALQTLVDYCNHGATLALLGLPAGPFAIDWGKVITRMLTIKGVYGREMYDTWYLATFLTETSPALREALRSVITHRFKPDQWEEAFAAAASGHAGKIIIDWEN; translated from the coding sequence GTGCGCGCACTGCGAAAAGTCACCGAAGGACCGGGGCTAGAACTGGTCGACATTCCCGAGCCAACGCCCGGCTGGGGCGAAGTGAAGATCAGGGTGGAGCGCACGGGACTGTGCGGCACCGATCTGCATCTGTACCGGTGGGATGGGGGTGCGCCCGGGTCGCTCACTCCTCCCCAAACTCTGGGCCATGAGTTTTGCGGCGTCATTGTCGAGTTGGGCAAGGGCCTGGTGGATGAGAACGGGCCCGATTCGCTTCAGGTGGGGCAGCGGGTCAGCGTTGAAGGCCACGTGGTGTGCGGCCGATGCCGCAACTGTCGCGCGGGGCGCGGCCACATGTGTGTCCGCTCAATTGGCATTGGGGTGAACCGCGACGGCGCCTTTGCGGACTACGTGGTGGTCCCAGCGTCAAATGTCTGGGTTCAGCCAGACACTATTGATTCCGAATTGGGCGCACTTTTCGATCCCTTTGGCAATGCGGTTCACACTTGCCAGCAGGTGGAACTCACCGGGCAGGACGTCCTCATCACCGGGGCCGGACCGATCGGGATTATGTGCGTAGCTTTGGCCAAGCACTCCGGCGCCCGCCATGTAGTTATCACTGACCTGAATGAGGAACGTTTGGAGCTGGCCCGCTCCGTAGGTGCCGACCGCGCCCTGGTTCCCAGCAAGGAAGCCCTGGCTGAAGCCATGTCGGACCTGCGAATCCGCGAGGGGTTTGACGTGGGCTTGGAAATGTCGGGTGCCCCCGCCGCCCTGCAGACCCTGGTCGACTACTGTAACCACGGGGCCACGCTGGCACTGCTGGGCCTGCCCGCGGGTCCTTTCGCCATTGATTGGGGCAAAGTGATCACCCGCATGCTCACCATCAAGGGCGTCTACGGCCGAGAAATGTATGACACCTGGTACCTGGCCACGTTCCTGACTGAGACTTCACCTGCCCTCCGGGAGGCCCTCCGCTCGGTAATCACTCACCGGTTCAAGCCCGACCAGTGGGAGGAAGCGTTTGCGGCGGCCGCCTCGGGCCACGCCGGCAAGATCATCATCGACTGGGAGAACTGA
- a CDS encoding carbohydrate ABC transporter permease: protein MSTEAMQPPTATRAAQELTDGGKRFYGTHQEEKSSRLSLVLTYVTLGLAALIFVFPLIYAFFSALKPNSEIFSMPPRLIASEVRWSNFAEVFRYGPFVTYITNSFIVAVAGTLVVLAVSTLAGYAFGRLRWRGRDAVFVLFLGTLMVPQEVLVVPMFILMQWFGWVNSYQALILPFAFTAFGTFLMRQFMRGIPFELEEAARVDGAGPIRTFAKIILPLTKAPIAVLAVFTFISFWNSYLWPLIVTVDYSTLGTLPIGLATFSSQNGTRWDLQMAASIIAMIPTTALVIGLRKYLISGIAMSGMGGR, encoded by the coding sequence ATGAGTACTGAGGCGATGCAACCACCTACCGCAACTCGGGCGGCACAGGAGCTGACGGACGGAGGCAAGCGTTTCTACGGCACTCACCAGGAAGAGAAATCGTCCCGGCTATCGCTGGTGCTGACGTATGTCACTCTGGGGCTCGCGGCCCTGATCTTTGTCTTTCCGCTGATCTATGCGTTCTTCTCGGCGCTGAAGCCGAACTCGGAGATCTTCTCGATGCCCCCGCGGCTCATCGCCTCGGAAGTGCGCTGGTCGAACTTTGCTGAGGTCTTTCGCTACGGACCATTCGTCACCTACATTACGAACTCGTTCATTGTGGCAGTGGCGGGCACGCTGGTGGTGTTGGCGGTGTCCACCTTGGCCGGGTATGCTTTCGGTCGCTTGCGCTGGCGGGGCCGGGATGCGGTCTTTGTTCTGTTCCTCGGTACCCTCATGGTTCCGCAGGAAGTCCTGGTCGTCCCGATGTTCATCCTGATGCAATGGTTTGGCTGGGTGAACAGCTACCAAGCTCTTATCTTGCCGTTTGCGTTCACCGCATTCGGAACTTTCCTGATGCGGCAGTTCATGCGGGGGATTCCATTTGAGTTGGAGGAGGCCGCTCGGGTCGATGGGGCGGGGCCGATCCGCACGTTCGCCAAGATCATCCTGCCATTGACCAAGGCTCCCATTGCCGTCTTGGCGGTGTTCACTTTCATCAGCTTCTGGAACTCCTACCTGTGGCCATTGATCGTCACGGTGGACTACTCGACGCTGGGAACGCTTCCTATTGGTTTGGCCACCTTCTCCAGTCAAAATGGGACGCGCTGGGACCTGCAGATGGCAGCATCCATCATCGCCATGATTCCAACCACCGCGCTGGTGATTGGCCTGCGGAAGTACCTGATCTCTGGGATTGCTATGTCCGGGATGGGTGGCAGGTAG
- a CDS encoding alpha-L-fucosidase codes for MQQPVTGTNGAWFDHDRFGLFVHYGIYSVAARHEWVMTRERTPVVDYERYAQFFDPDLFDARAIARAAKEAGMKYAVMTSKHHDGFCLFDTKLTDYNSVNYAGRDLLREWVEALRAEDLKVGIYYSQIDWHHPDYTIDYHHPRRDDSDARLQNESRNWANYRQYLHSQIRELLTNYGKIDYIFFDFTYAEPRDGWDGKYPEDWGSEEIMKMCRELQPGIVINDRLGIPGDLITPEQYQPTEWMTVNGQAVRWEACQTLNGSWGYDRDNFDFKSVEMLVAMLADTVAKGGNLLLNIGPDARGAVTPRDRETLSRIGEWMRLHGQSIIGAGATRIQAPPATVITQRGDRAYLHLLAWPFGHLHLRDLAGKVKFARLLNDGSEIKMEITDPDLPALTTQPGGQPAGTLTLVLPVVRPNVEVPVIELYLDEDFAKDMELK; via the coding sequence ATGCAACAACCCGTCACTGGCACCAATGGAGCCTGGTTCGACCACGATCGCTTCGGCCTGTTTGTGCACTACGGCATTTATTCTGTCGCGGCTCGACACGAGTGGGTTATGACCCGTGAGCGGACGCCGGTGGTGGATTACGAGCGCTATGCGCAGTTCTTTGATCCCGACTTGTTTGATGCTCGTGCCATCGCGCGGGCCGCGAAAGAAGCCGGGATGAAGTATGCGGTCATGACCTCGAAGCATCACGATGGGTTTTGCCTGTTCGACACCAAACTGACCGACTACAACTCGGTAAACTATGCCGGGCGCGACCTCTTGCGGGAGTGGGTGGAAGCCCTTCGGGCGGAAGACCTGAAGGTGGGAATCTATTATTCCCAGATTGACTGGCACCACCCCGACTACACGATCGACTACCATCACCCTCGGCGGGACGACTCCGACGCTCGGCTGCAAAACGAAAGCCGGAACTGGGCGAACTATCGCCAGTATCTTCATAGCCAAATCCGTGAGCTTCTGACAAACTACGGCAAGATCGACTACATCTTCTTCGATTTCACCTACGCGGAGCCGCGCGACGGGTGGGATGGCAAGTACCCCGAGGACTGGGGTTCTGAGGAGATCATGAAGATGTGCCGCGAACTCCAACCCGGAATTGTCATCAACGACCGCCTGGGGATCCCGGGAGACCTGATTACTCCGGAGCAGTACCAACCGACCGAATGGATGACCGTTAACGGGCAGGCTGTTAGGTGGGAGGCGTGCCAGACGTTGAATGGTTCTTGGGGCTACGACCGGGACAACTTTGACTTCAAATCCGTTGAAATGCTGGTGGCGATGCTCGCCGATACCGTAGCCAAGGGCGGAAACCTTCTGCTCAACATCGGTCCGGATGCGCGCGGAGCCGTAACGCCGAGAGATCGAGAGACCCTCAGCCGAATTGGGGAATGGATGAGGCTGCACGGCCAATCGATTATTGGTGCTGGAGCCACCAGGATCCAAGCCCCGCCCGCAACCGTGATTACCCAGCGCGGTGATCGGGCCTATCTGCACCTGTTGGCCTGGCCTTTTGGGCATCTGCACCTGCGGGACCTGGCCGGGAAGGTCAAGTTTGCCCGTCTGCTCAACGACGGGTCCGAGATCAAGATGGAGATTACCGATCCGGATCTTCCAGCTTTGACTACCCAACCCGGTGGGCAACCCGCCGGCACTCTCACTTTGGTCTTGCCGGTGGTTCGACCAAACGTTGAGGTTCCCGTAATTGAGCTGTACTTGGACGAAGACTTCGCCAAGGACATGGAGCTGAAGTAA
- a CDS encoding sugar ABC transporter permease has product MKAERRQALGFVSPALLGLCIFTAVPVVLSIVMSFFDWPAFGERKFVGLGNYSWLMTQSPDFWPALRNSAVFTILYVPLNIISALALALLIGPRIKGRTAFRVLFFIPVVTPMVANVLVWKMLLQPQGLFNGITVSLFNWHLPNFLADKHWAMIMIVIMSVWQGLGYNMLIFSAALEQIPQNVVEAARIDGASGVRLLTRVTLPMISPAIFFAAVMTVITSLQVFVQPQLLTGGGPGNATLPLVMFIYNQGFKFQQLGIAAAAAWILFAIIILVTAFQFTAQKRWVHYEY; this is encoded by the coding sequence TTGAAGGCAGAGAGACGGCAGGCGCTGGGCTTTGTGAGCCCAGCCCTGCTGGGTCTCTGCATCTTCACCGCGGTGCCCGTCGTGCTCTCCATTGTGATGAGCTTTTTCGATTGGCCCGCATTTGGTGAGCGGAAGTTTGTCGGCCTGGGGAACTACTCCTGGCTGATGACGCAGAGCCCAGATTTTTGGCCGGCTCTGCGCAACTCCGCTGTGTTCACCATTCTGTACGTACCGCTGAACATTATTTCCGCTTTGGCGTTGGCGCTGCTAATTGGGCCTCGCATCAAAGGTCGGACGGCTTTTAGAGTTCTCTTCTTCATCCCGGTGGTCACGCCAATGGTGGCTAACGTGCTGGTATGGAAGATGCTGCTACAGCCACAGGGCCTGTTTAACGGAATTACCGTCTCGCTCTTCAATTGGCACCTGCCCAACTTCCTGGCCGACAAGCACTGGGCCATGATCATGATTGTGATCATGTCGGTCTGGCAAGGGTTGGGCTACAACATGCTGATCTTCTCGGCTGCGCTGGAGCAGATCCCGCAAAATGTGGTCGAGGCGGCGCGAATCGATGGGGCATCTGGGGTGCGTCTTTTGACCCGAGTGACGTTGCCGATGATTTCGCCAGCGATCTTCTTTGCGGCTGTCATGACGGTGATTACGTCCCTCCAGGTCTTCGTCCAGCCCCAACTGCTCACGGGTGGGGGTCCGGGGAACGCCACCCTGCCTTTGGTTATGTTTATCTACAACCAAGGCTTCAAGTTCCAACAACTCGGCATCGCGGCCGCTGCTGCCTGGATTCTGTTTGCCATCATCATCTTGGTGACAGCGTTCCAATTCACCGCACAGAAGAGGTGGGTCCACTATGAGTACTGA
- a CDS encoding sugar ABC transporter substrate-binding protein, whose amino-acid sequence MRRKNLLAATAVATTLTMGLAACSSGGSGNQSDQSSDGGGDSSSSGVTVTWDMWAGSQDDMDWVENTAEIARKENPDITIKTQTSAWNDYFTKLTTNMSSGNLACITSMNGQRLSGFTQALSPLTDEDLATAGLSKDDFTAGSLDIMSYDGTLYGLPYDVAAMLVYYNKDMFEETGTAEPTLDWTFDDFETAAKGTTTDKHKGFGIGMGEFQWMALPIAKSGLQPVNEAGELDLTAQGFVDAATWYGGLVTDQKVAGEVPSASETGWGEQEYNAGNVAMAVDGTWNAASYFANESGFKAGATRLPKGDNGSLGLVLGSGFGIAATCEGAEREAALKVLGSLVGKEAQDLIASSGRSYPARTESQPLYFEALPDGYRAEVKAAFDAGFKDVQGQRTTSNWDQVNTYMQPNLVSVYSGQMTMKDMLDQAQAQFGSK is encoded by the coding sequence ATGCGACGCAAGAATCTACTGGCTGCCACGGCGGTAGCCACAACTTTGACCATGGGGCTGGCAGCCTGTAGCTCGGGCGGGTCAGGCAATCAATCAGACCAGTCTTCCGACGGTGGTGGGGACTCCTCTAGCTCGGGTGTGACAGTCACCTGGGATATGTGGGCCGGAAGCCAAGACGATATGGACTGGGTGGAGAACACGGCGGAGATCGCGCGGAAAGAAAACCCGGACATTACGATCAAGACCCAGACCTCTGCCTGGAACGATTACTTCACGAAGCTGACGACCAATATGTCCTCGGGCAACCTGGCCTGCATCACCTCGATGAATGGTCAACGCCTGTCCGGTTTCACCCAGGCTCTGTCCCCGCTCACCGACGAGGACCTCGCTACTGCGGGGCTGTCGAAAGATGATTTCACCGCTGGTTCCCTGGACATCATGAGCTATGACGGCACCCTGTACGGGTTGCCTTACGACGTGGCTGCCATGCTCGTCTACTACAACAAAGATATGTTCGAGGAGACCGGCACTGCCGAACCCACCCTCGACTGGACTTTTGACGACTTTGAGACTGCGGCAAAAGGCACCACCACCGACAAGCACAAGGGGTTTGGGATCGGGATGGGTGAGTTCCAATGGATGGCTTTGCCAATCGCCAAGTCCGGGCTCCAACCGGTGAATGAGGCCGGTGAGCTGGACCTAACTGCACAGGGGTTTGTCGACGCGGCCACCTGGTACGGCGGCTTGGTGACCGATCAAAAGGTTGCTGGCGAAGTTCCCTCAGCTTCGGAAACTGGCTGGGGTGAGCAGGAATACAACGCCGGAAACGTGGCCATGGCAGTCGACGGTACCTGGAACGCAGCGTCCTACTTTGCCAACGAGTCCGGTTTCAAGGCGGGTGCTACCCGTCTCCCCAAGGGCGACAACGGCTCGTTGGGCTTGGTCTTGGGCTCCGGCTTCGGTATTGCAGCTACCTGTGAGGGCGCCGAACGTGAAGCCGCACTGAAAGTGCTGGGCTCTCTGGTTGGCAAAGAAGCTCAGGATCTGATTGCTTCGTCCGGGCGGTCCTACCCGGCACGCACTGAGTCGCAGCCGCTGTACTTCGAGGCACTTCCCGATGGCTATCGGGCAGAAGTGAAGGCCGCATTCGACGCTGGCTTCAAGGACGTTCAGGGCCAGCGGACCACCAGCAACTGGGACCAGGTCAACACCTACATGCAGCCAAATCTGGTGTCGGTCTACTCCGGTCAGATGACCATGAAGGACATGCTGGACCAGGCTCAGGCCCAGTTTGGTTCGAAGTAG
- a CDS encoding ROK family protein, which produces MHDLLAEGVLSEEGQADSTGGRPAKILRLLAPAGHLLVAELGGTHARLGLADLTGKLLATVERPINIEDGPDAVFDTLTEYFGDLEADYGHTSARRGVCVGLPGPVDVAKGRVETPSRMPGWNHYPAGRQLRDRLGTHALIENDANLLALGQDSLHPGLSSSITVKAGTGIGAGLVIGGALHHGATGMAGDLSHARLPDAGDILCACGNTGCLETVASGAALVREMRATGYDVTSLSEIIELANNGDGLATSLVRGAGRHLGEMLCPIVGFTNPQAVYLGGLLSTLELFVASVRSQLYDGSHPAVTKNLIIDRTGEGPDLALIGGARLLAQTILAESAR; this is translated from the coding sequence GTGCACGATCTTTTGGCCGAAGGAGTCCTCAGCGAAGAGGGCCAGGCCGACTCAACCGGGGGCCGACCCGCAAAAATCCTGCGTCTATTGGCGCCAGCAGGGCATCTCCTAGTAGCTGAACTGGGTGGGACTCACGCCAGACTGGGTTTGGCCGACCTAACCGGGAAACTGCTAGCAACGGTCGAGCGGCCAATCAACATCGAGGACGGGCCGGACGCGGTGTTTGACACCCTGACCGAGTACTTCGGTGACCTAGAAGCTGACTACGGCCACACTTCGGCTCGACGAGGGGTCTGCGTTGGGCTTCCCGGACCGGTGGATGTAGCAAAAGGCCGTGTGGAAACTCCATCACGAATGCCAGGCTGGAACCATTACCCAGCCGGACGCCAGCTTCGAGACCGGCTCGGCACCCACGCCTTGATAGAGAACGACGCAAACCTCCTCGCCCTGGGCCAGGACAGCCTGCACCCCGGATTGTCCTCTTCGATCACGGTGAAGGCTGGGACCGGAATTGGGGCCGGGTTGGTGATTGGCGGAGCACTCCACCACGGGGCCACCGGGATGGCTGGCGACCTGTCCCATGCTCGCCTGCCAGATGCAGGGGATATCCTCTGCGCCTGTGGCAACACCGGGTGTCTGGAGACTGTCGCTTCCGGCGCTGCCCTGGTTCGCGAAATGCGCGCCACTGGTTATGACGTCACCAGCCTAAGTGAGATTATCGAGCTAGCTAATAACGGCGACGGGCTGGCCACCTCTCTGGTTCGCGGGGCCGGTCGCCACCTGGGAGAAATGCTCTGCCCCATCGTTGGCTTCACCAATCCCCAGGCCGTGTACCTGGGCGGGCTACTCTCAACGCTCGAACTTTTTGTAGCCTCCGTTCGAAGCCAGCTCTACGACGGCTCCCACCCGGCCGTGACCAAAAACCTGATCATTGATCGGACCGGGGAAGGACCGGACCTGGCCCTAATTGGCGGCGCCCGGCTCCTAGCTCAGACTATCCTGGCCGAATCTGCCCGGTAA
- a CDS encoding LPXTG cell wall anchor domain-containing protein — MLNADETTTDVTLNVSMLGYAISIDWQYRVYSGVGCSDDAAFGDWVKLEATEYGQVQQSDTVALGAGTWSIGAQWGSEFLSPEACTEPITVTGDVAPTLTVSAEVAAENCPATGGIIAGDVTASRELEGDVTVVLDDDPDTARTADWDEDSGTYKYLFDGVDPGIHTVTATTADFPDVVGESDPLAIIEGVCGQIVSLPTRVDYNAGGNCPVSPDAKVTVSGTVANMNQDDEYLITLALGGQTAEDVTVEADGSFSHVFNVAEDGEYQLQATLLTNRTPGNSVVGNVVVAMEECPVPAFADMTITTSAPTCPATTGSFAVEGRLDDAYPDTEIVVRLLDQEGEELQSNQVKLGEDSSFEIIMSGVAAGDYQVEYSQVGMEETVIGTEDVSMGDCTPADEPEDKPADKPGDKPAAKPGDQLPETGASEIALWATWSVVLLGAGGALVASRRRKSL; from the coding sequence ATGTTGAATGCAGACGAAACGACAACGGACGTGACTTTGAATGTGTCCATGCTCGGATACGCCATCTCTATCGACTGGCAGTACCGTGTTTACTCCGGGGTCGGATGTAGCGACGACGCGGCCTTTGGCGATTGGGTTAAGTTGGAAGCTACCGAGTACGGTCAGGTGCAACAGTCGGATACAGTTGCGCTTGGGGCCGGAACGTGGTCCATTGGAGCGCAGTGGGGATCGGAGTTTCTCAGTCCGGAAGCCTGCACCGAGCCGATTACTGTTACCGGCGACGTCGCCCCCACGCTGACCGTGTCGGCCGAAGTGGCGGCAGAGAACTGTCCTGCGACCGGCGGGATCATTGCCGGTGATGTGACGGCCAGCCGTGAACTTGAAGGTGATGTGACGGTCGTACTGGACGATGATCCTGACACCGCCCGGACAGCTGATTGGGATGAGGATAGCGGAACCTACAAGTACCTGTTTGACGGGGTTGATCCCGGTATCCATACCGTGACAGCGACGACCGCTGACTTCCCTGACGTGGTCGGTGAATCGGATCCCCTTGCCATCATTGAAGGCGTTTGCGGCCAAATAGTGAGCCTGCCCACTAGAGTTGATTATAATGCCGGTGGAAACTGCCCTGTGTCTCCCGATGCCAAAGTGACAGTGTCCGGCACAGTCGCCAACATGAACCAGGATGATGAATACTTAATCACCCTGGCTCTCGGCGGTCAAACCGCCGAAGACGTGACCGTGGAGGCCGACGGTAGCTTCAGCCACGTGTTCAATGTAGCTGAAGACGGTGAGTATCAACTGCAGGCAACCCTGCTTACCAACAGGACTCCGGGCAATTCGGTAGTGGGTAACGTCGTGGTAGCGATGGAGGAATGCCCGGTGCCCGCGTTCGCTGACATGACCATCACTACTTCGGCGCCGACCTGCCCGGCTACCACCGGCTCGTTCGCTGTTGAGGGCCGGCTGGATGACGCCTACCCGGACACTGAGATTGTTGTTCGCTTGCTGGATCAAGAAGGCGAGGAGCTCCAGTCCAATCAGGTGAAGCTGGGTGAGGACTCCTCATTTGAAATCATCATGAGTGGGGTTGCCGCCGGCGACTACCAAGTTGAGTACTCTCAGGTTGGAATGGAAGAAACCGTCATCGGGACCGAGGACGTTTCGATGGGCGACTGCACCCCGGCGGACGAGCCGGAGGATAAGCCAGCCGACAAGCCGGGTGACAAGCCCGCTGCCAAGCCGGGTGACCAACTGCCCGAAACCGGTGCCTCCGAGATCGCACTGTGGGCTACCTGGTCGGTTGTCCTCTTGGGAGCCGGTGGAGCCCTGGTGGCTTCGCGCCGGCGCAAGTCCCTGTAG
- a CDS encoding DUF488 domain-containing protein — translation MGEIRIKRVYQPAAGEDGYRVLVDRIWPRGESKEKAHLDLWLKEVAPSTELRKWFGHDPEKMAEFTRRYTAELENNPEAVAQLRELVAQHPVVTLVYSARDETDNQAVVLKQFLERQS, via the coding sequence ATGGGCGAAATCAGAATCAAACGGGTTTATCAGCCAGCCGCAGGTGAGGACGGGTATCGCGTCCTGGTGGACCGGATCTGGCCCCGGGGAGAGTCGAAGGAAAAAGCCCACCTGGACCTGTGGTTGAAGGAAGTGGCTCCGTCAACAGAGCTCCGCAAATGGTTTGGCCACGACCCGGAGAAAATGGCTGAGTTTACTCGGCGATACACCGCCGAACTGGAGAACAATCCCGAGGCGGTAGCCCAGTTGCGCGAGTTGGTGGCGCAGCACCCGGTGGTCACCCTGGTGTACTCGGCTCGAGATGAGACTGACAATCAGGCGGTAGTCCTGAAGCAGTTCCTGGAGAGACAAAGCTAG